The Euphorbia lathyris chromosome 3, ddEupLath1.1, whole genome shotgun sequence genome contains a region encoding:
- the LOC136223037 gene encoding protein ROOT HAIR DEFECTIVE 3-like — MENSPVCCSTQLIDGDGVFNAAGIERFIKEVKFGECGLSYAVASIMGPQSSGKSTLLNNLFHTNFREMDAFKGRSQTTKGIWLAKCAGIEPCTLVMDLEGTDGRERGEDDTAFEKQSALFALAVSDIVLINMWCHDIGREQAANKPLLKTVFQVMMRLFSPRKTTLMFVIRDKTRTPLENLEPVLREDIQKIWDSVPKPESQKETLLSEFFNVEVVALSSFEEKEEQFREQVASLRQRFTHSIAPGGLAGDRRGVVPASGFCFSAQQIWKVIKENKDLDLPAHKVMVAAVRCEEIAHEKYAMFMENKEWHEIEEDVQSGPVSGFGKKISSNLKISLSEYDEEAVYFDEGVRSTKRKQLEEKLLQLVQPAYQLMLGHLRSETFDKFKEAFDKALTSGEGFSSAAYSCIQSYMAHFNEGCRDATIEQANWDNSKVGDKLRRDIDAHIASVREAKLSELTSLYQEKLNQALLGPVDALLDGANNETWPAIKRILRRETESAVSGLSSALVGFDLDEITKEKMLGSLKNYARGVVEAKAKEESGRVLIRMKERFSTLFSHDADSIPRVWTGSEDIREITKTARSLSLKLLSVMVAIRLDDEVDNIEKTLLSALLDANSSAAGKERSIQKTDPLASSTWDEVPPARTLITPVQCKSLWRQFKAETEYTVTQAISAQEANKRGNNWLPPPWAILALLVLGFNEFMTLLRNPFYLGLIFVAYLVCKALWVQLDVSAEFRHGVLPGLIALSAKFVPTVMNLLKKLTEEGQIPAANNAQRNPGLSTHHNGVGTSSGMSSASSGVTSSGNRTASSTSSVAKDD; from the exons ATGG AGAATAGCCCAGTGTGTTGTTCTACTCAGTTGATTGATGGTGATGGTGTATTTAATGCTGCTGGAATAGAACGATTTATTAAGGAGGTGAAATTTGGAGAATGTGGACTATCATATGCTGTAGCCTCCATCATGGGCCCACAAAGTAGTG GAAAAAGCACTctgttaaataatttatttcacACCAACTTTAGAGAGATGGATGCATTTAAAGGAAG GAGCCAAACCACAAAAGGTATCTGGTTAGCTAAATGTGCTGGCATTGAACCTTGTACTCTAGTAATGGACTTAGAGGGTACAGATGGAAGAGAACGTGGAGAG GATGATACAGCTTTTGAGAAGCAGAGTGCCCTTTTTGCGCTTGCTGTTTCAGATATAGTATTGATTAACAT GTGGTGTCATGATATTGGCCGTGAGCAAGCTGCAAACAAACCTCTCTTAAAGACTGTATTTCAG GTCATGATGCGATTGTTTAGTCCACGCAAAACAACTCTGATGTTTGTTATACGTGATAAAACGAGG ACACCACTGGAGAACTTAGAACCTGTTCTAAGAGAAGATATCCAGAAG ATATGGGATAGTGTTCCTAAGCCAGAGTCACAAAAAGAAACCCTATTGAGTGAATTTTTTAAT GTTGAAGTTGTTGCACTCTCTAGTTTTGAAGAAAAGGAAGAGCAATTCAGGGAGCAG GTTGCTAGTTTGAGGCAGCGGTTCACCCATTCTATTGCACCTGGTGGACTTGCAGGAGACCGACGGGGTGTAGTTCCTGCTTCCGGTTTTTGTTTTAGTGCTCAGCAAATCTGGAAAGTAATCAAGGAGAATAAGGACCTTGACCTTCCTGCTCACAag GTCATGGTTGCTGCTGTACGCTGTGAAGAAATTGCCCATGAAAAATATGCTATGTTCATGGAAAATAAG GAGTGGCATGAAATAGAAGAGGATGTACAATCTGGCCCTGTCTCAGGCTTTGGAAAGAAGATTAGTTCAAATCTAAAGATTTCTCTGTCCGA GTatgatgaagaagctgtttattTTGATGAAGGAGTCAGATCTACAAAGAGAAAGCAGCTTGAAGAAAAATTGCTGCAA CTTGTCCAACCTGCATATCAATTGATGTTGGGACATCTGAGATCAGAAACTTTTGACAAATTCAAGGAAGCATTTGACAAGGCTTTGACTTCAGGGGAAGGATTTTCTTCAGCTGCTTATTCATGCATTCAGTCTTACATGGCTCATTTTAATGAAGGATGTAGAG ATGCTACTATTGAACAAGCCAATTGGGACAACTCTAAAGTGGGGGATAAGCTTCGACGTGACATAGATGCACATATTGCGTCAGTTCGTGAAGCTAAACTGTCTGAATTGACATCATTGTATCAG GAAAAATTAAACCAGGCATTACTTGGACCTGTTGATGCTCTTCTTGATGGGGCGAATAATGAGACGTGGCCAGCAATTAAGAGAATTCTACGCCGAGAGACAGAATCAGCAGTTTCTGGTCTCTCTAGTGCACTTGTTGGCTTTGACTTGGATGAAATAACTAAGGAAAAAATGCTTGGTAGTTTGAAGAATTACGCAAGAGGTGTTGTTGAAGCAAAAGCGAAGGAAGAATCTGGACGAGTCTTGATCCGTATGAAGGAAAG GTTTTCAACGCTGTTTAGCCATGATGCTGATTCAATTCCTCGAGTTTGGACTGGAAGTGAAGATATTCGAGAAATTACGAAAACGGCACGCTCTTTG TCCTTGAAGCTGTTATCTGTAATGGTTGCAATCCGCTTGGATGATGAAGTTGATAATATTGAAAAGACTCTGTTATCTGCATTATTGGATGCCAACAGCAGTGCTGCTGGTAAAGAGAGAAGTATCCAGAAAACTGATCCACTGGCGTCAAGCACTTGGGATGAG GTTCCACCAGCAAGGACATTGATCACTCCTGTCCAGTGTAAATCCTTGTGGAGGCAATTCAAGGCAGAGACAGAGTATACTGTCACTCAGGCAATTTCTGCTCAG gAAGCCAACAAACGTGGTAACAACTGGTTACCACCACCATGGGCAATTCTCGCATTGCTAGTGCTGGGGTTCAATGAATTTATGACACTTCTGAG AAATCCTTTCTATCTCGGTCTCATCTTTGTAGCTTATCTAGTCTGTAAAGCCTTGTGGGTGCAACTAGACGTTTCTGCTGAATTCCGCCATGGCGTT CTTCCTGGTCTCATAGCCTTGTCAGCAAAGTTCGTCCCGACTGTTATGAATCTTCTAAAAAAACTGACAGAGGAGGGGCAGATTCCTGCTGCTAATAATGCTCAGAGGAATCCAGGGCTATCAACACATCATAATGGAGTAGGCACCAGCAGTGGTATGTCAAGTGCTTCATCTGGGGTAACTTCCTCAGGAAATCGAACTGCAAGCTCAACCTCGAGCGTAGCAAAAGATGACTAG